One genomic region from Granulimonas faecalis encodes:
- the murC gene encoding UDP-N-acetylmuramate--L-alanine ligase yields MTDNGLGFERAHFIGIGGAGMSGIALVLHERGCAVTGSDLKESRYVRDLRDAGIEVAIGHRAETVDEHRPDVVVTSTAVPETNPEVVRAKELGIPVWPRAKMLSALSRGRRTVAVAGTHGKTTTSSMTATMLANMGLDPSFLIGGIVEDFDTNGRNGSGDLYVAEADESDASFLLLDPDIVVVTNIEADHLDHYGSLEAIEEAFSQFMASAGEDGTVICCGENPHVVELARAAGPRVVSYGFGGQNDVVCTPDAATRSISSSMEVGFPDGQLAHVTIKGNPGSHNQLNATAALTVAWVLGLDIAEAARALSEFGGVRRRFTHVGDVAGVTVVDDYGHHPTEVAATLAAASGLDFDRVVVAFQPHRYSRTQALAPQFAHAFDDADALLVMDVFPAGEMPVPGVSGKTVASAVEAAGSVGDVRYVPGRAAIAAAIAEEVRPGDLLITMGAGDVTMVGREFIELMKERES; encoded by the coding sequence ATGACAGACAACGGGCTTGGCTTCGAGCGCGCCCACTTCATCGGCATCGGCGGCGCGGGCATGAGCGGCATCGCCCTCGTCCTCCACGAGCGCGGCTGCGCGGTCACCGGCTCCGACCTCAAGGAGTCCCGCTACGTGCGCGACCTGCGCGACGCCGGCATCGAGGTCGCCATCGGCCACCGGGCCGAGACGGTCGACGAGCACCGCCCCGACGTCGTGGTGACCTCCACGGCCGTGCCCGAGACCAACCCCGAGGTGGTGCGCGCCAAGGAGCTCGGCATCCCCGTGTGGCCCCGCGCCAAGATGCTCTCGGCGCTGTCCCGCGGCCGCCGTACCGTGGCCGTCGCCGGCACCCACGGCAAGACCACGACGTCGTCCATGACGGCCACGATGCTGGCCAACATGGGCCTCGACCCGTCGTTTCTCATCGGCGGCATCGTGGAGGACTTCGACACCAACGGCCGCAACGGCTCCGGCGACCTCTACGTGGCCGAGGCCGACGAGTCGGACGCGTCGTTCCTGCTGCTCGACCCCGACATCGTAGTGGTCACCAACATCGAGGCCGACCACCTGGACCATTACGGCAGCCTCGAGGCCATCGAGGAGGCCTTCTCCCAGTTCATGGCCTCGGCCGGCGAGGACGGCACCGTCATCTGCTGCGGCGAGAACCCCCACGTGGTGGAGCTCGCCCGCGCCGCCGGCCCCCGCGTGGTCTCCTACGGCTTCGGCGGCCAGAACGACGTCGTCTGCACCCCGGACGCCGCCACCCGCTCCATCTCAAGCTCCATGGAGGTGGGCTTCCCCGACGGCCAGCTCGCCCACGTGACCATCAAGGGCAACCCCGGCTCCCACAACCAGCTCAACGCCACGGCGGCCCTCACCGTCGCCTGGGTGCTGGGCCTCGACATCGCCGAGGCCGCCCGGGCCCTCTCCGAGTTCGGCGGCGTGCGGCGCCGCTTCACCCACGTGGGCGACGTCGCCGGCGTCACCGTGGTGGACGACTACGGCCACCATCCCACCGAGGTGGCCGCCACCCTCGCCGCGGCCTCCGGCCTCGACTTCGACCGCGTGGTGGTGGCCTTCCAGCCCCACCGCTACAGCCGCACCCAGGCCCTTGCCCCGCAGTTCGCCCATGCCTTTGACGACGCCGACGCCCTGCTCGTCATGGACGTCTTCCCAGCCGGCGAGATGCCGGTGCCCGGCGTCTCCGGCAAGACCGTGGCGTCGGCCGTGGAGGCCGCCGGCTCGGTGGGCGACGTCCGCTACGTCCCCGGCCGCGCCGCCATCGCCGCCGCCATCGCCGAGGAGGTCCGCCCCGGCGACCTCCTCATCACCATGGGTGCCGGCGACGTGACCATGGTGGGCCGCGAGTTCATCGAGCTCATGAAGGAGCGCGAGTCCTAA
- a CDS encoding UDP-N-acetylglucosamine--N-acetylmuramyl-(pentapeptide) pyrophosphoryl-undecaprenol N-acetylglucosamine transferase, whose translation MGDSLNVVIAAGGTAGHINPALALAEELRDRGHRVTFFGQTAKLEGTLVPEAGFDFVPIEVRGFDRSRPWTAVSALVRTKMAERDVAVHFARTGAPDVAVGFGAYVEVPLLSWCAAHGVPVILHEQNSVPGLANKMLAPKAATVAVALPQAVRTLSGHAGAGTNVVVVGNPVRRSVIEGDGARGRASLGIPDDARVLLVFGGSLGAASVNDAMVALKDELLSRPDLHVVHSCGRDGYEATVEGLRLTDGEAARWHVVPYIADMGDMLAAADLVVSRAGASSIAEIAALAVPSVLVPYPHATADHQTTNAQFLVGAKAAVLVRDDELSDPSFQGLLTGLLDDRARLDAMRAAARGLAQDQAAARLADQTEKLGKQGR comes from the coding sequence GTGGGTGATTCGCTGAACGTGGTCATCGCCGCCGGCGGCACCGCCGGCCACATCAACCCGGCCCTTGCCTTGGCCGAGGAGCTCCGCGACCGGGGCCACCGCGTCACGTTCTTCGGCCAGACGGCCAAGCTCGAGGGGACCCTCGTGCCCGAGGCGGGCTTCGACTTCGTGCCCATCGAGGTGCGGGGCTTCGACCGCTCGCGGCCCTGGACGGCCGTCTCGGCCCTCGTGCGTACCAAGATGGCGGAGCGCGACGTCGCGGTACACTTCGCCCGCACCGGCGCCCCCGACGTCGCCGTGGGCTTCGGCGCCTACGTGGAGGTCCCCCTGCTGTCCTGGTGCGCCGCGCATGGGGTGCCGGTCATCCTCCACGAGCAGAACTCGGTGCCGGGCCTCGCCAACAAGATGCTCGCCCCCAAGGCGGCCACGGTGGCCGTGGCGCTGCCCCAGGCCGTGAGGACGCTCTCCGGCCACGCCGGGGCCGGCACCAACGTCGTGGTGGTGGGCAACCCCGTCCGCCGCTCCGTCATCGAGGGCGACGGCGCCCGCGGCCGCGCCTCCCTCGGCATCCCCGACGACGCCCGGGTCCTCCTCGTCTTCGGCGGCTCCCTCGGCGCGGCGTCCGTCAACGACGCCATGGTGGCCCTCAAGGACGAGCTCCTGTCGCGTCCCGACCTCCATGTGGTCCACTCCTGCGGCCGCGACGGCTACGAGGCCACGGTCGAGGGGCTCCGCCTCACCGACGGGGAGGCGGCCCGCTGGCACGTGGTGCCCTACATCGCGGACATGGGCGACATGCTCGCCGCCGCCGACCTTGTGGTCTCGCGCGCCGGCGCCAGCTCCATAGCCGAGATCGCGGCCCTCGCGGTGCCCTCGGTGCTCGTGCCCTACCCGCATGCCACGGCCGATCACCAGACCACCAACGCGCAGTTCCTCGTGGGGGCGAAGGCGGCGGTCCTCGTCCGCGACGACGAGCTCTCCGACCCCTCCTTCCAGGGGTTGCTCACGGGCCTCCTCGACGACCGCGCGCGCCTGGACGCCATGCGGGCGGCCGCCCGCGGCCTCGCCCAGGACCAGGCCGCGGCGCGCCTGGCGGACCAAACGGAGAAACTGGGGAAACAGGGCCGCTAG
- a CDS encoding FtsW/RodA/SpoVE family cell cycle protein: MSRARSDRGAAKAPAKDAPKAAGGARGASDWLSSVAAKVPARIMEPRLTLILATTALVVFGLVMVYSASSVKGIINGESPSSYLVKQLIGTILGLVACVVCAKVDYHTWGRRCLPCLWVLAVLLMVVVHLRGTDSHGATRWISLGPLSFQPSEFAKIVVVVTAAAVIADYVVGHRPATPVAFLGEAAWKVGLPVALVLFQPDKGTTLVLGAVIFCLCLMAGLPRRPLLVCAAVAVAAYLALSLKDDYSRSRFLIFLNPDSDPTGAGYQVIQSFRAFGSGGLFGTGIGMGAMKYSYLPEAHNDFILAVIGEECGLVGMVLVIALFALILWSGFRIARNAPDFFGSLLAAGSSMLIVFTFLLNLSGVIGAFPLSGKAVPFLSYGGTSMMASLLVVGTILSVSVHSRLPETVHDRRRRSLGVVRDGAPAPVPTVEGSTAGAPTARSLRLVHDSGSRGDARRGDPGAGGRSGDRGGGREGSGRDGSHPEARRTRDSSGRERIELGRSATERLRPERGPEVRERRGPSSRNTGRR; encoded by the coding sequence GTGAGCCGGGCCCGCAGCGACAGGGGCGCCGCCAAGGCCCCCGCCAAAGACGCCCCCAAGGCCGCCGGCGGCGCCCGCGGCGCGTCCGACTGGCTCTCGTCGGTGGCCGCCAAGGTCCCCGCGCGCATTATGGAGCCGCGTCTCACGCTCATCCTCGCCACGACGGCCCTGGTGGTGTTCGGCCTCGTCATGGTGTACTCCGCCTCGTCCGTCAAGGGCATCATCAACGGCGAGAGCCCCTCCTCGTACCTCGTGAAGCAGCTCATCGGCACCATCCTCGGCCTCGTGGCCTGCGTCGTGTGCGCCAAGGTCGACTACCACACGTGGGGGCGCCGGTGTCTGCCGTGCCTCTGGGTCCTCGCCGTGTTGCTCATGGTGGTCGTGCACCTGCGCGGCACCGACTCCCACGGCGCCACGCGCTGGATCTCCCTGGGCCCGCTCTCCTTCCAGCCGTCGGAGTTCGCCAAGATCGTGGTGGTCGTGACGGCCGCCGCGGTCATCGCCGACTACGTGGTGGGGCACCGCCCCGCCACGCCTGTCGCCTTCCTCGGGGAGGCGGCCTGGAAGGTCGGCCTGCCCGTGGCGCTCGTCCTGTTCCAGCCCGACAAGGGCACGACGCTCGTGCTCGGGGCAGTCATCTTCTGCCTCTGCCTCATGGCGGGGCTGCCGAGGAGGCCCCTTCTCGTCTGCGCGGCCGTCGCCGTGGCCGCCTACCTCGCCCTGTCCCTCAAGGACGACTACTCACGCAGCCGTTTCCTCATCTTCCTCAACCCCGACTCCGACCCCACGGGGGCCGGCTACCAGGTGATCCAGAGCTTCCGCGCCTTCGGCTCGGGGGGCCTCTTCGGCACGGGCATCGGCATGGGAGCCATGAAGTACTCGTACCTGCCCGAGGCCCACAACGACTTCATCCTCGCCGTCATCGGCGAGGAGTGCGGCCTCGTGGGCATGGTCCTGGTCATCGCGCTCTTCGCCCTGATCCTGTGGTCGGGCTTTCGCATCGCGCGGAACGCCCCCGACTTTTTCGGCAGCCTCCTGGCGGCGGGGTCGAGCATGCTCATCGTCTTCACGTTCCTGCTCAACCTTTCCGGCGTCATCGGCGCCTTCCCGCTCTCGGGCAAGGCCGTGCCGTTCCTGTCCTACGGCGGCACGTCGATGATGGCGTCGCTGCTCGTCGTGGGGACGATCCTCTCGGTGTCGGTGCACAGCCGTCTACCCGAGACGGTCCACGACCGGCGGCGTCGGAGCCTCGGGGTCGTGCGCGACGGCGCCCCGGCACCCGTGCCGACGGTCGAGGGCTCCACGGCCGGCGCCCCCACGGCGCGGTCGCTGCGCCTCGTGCACGACTCCGGCTCCCGCGGCGACGCCCGGCGGGGAGACCCGGGGGCCGGGGGCCGGTCGGGCGACCGCGGCGGCGGCCGCGAGGGGTCCGGAAGGGACGGGTCCCACCCGGAGGCGCGACGCACCCGCGACTCCAGCGGGCGCGAGCGGATCGAGCTGGGGCGGAGCGCCACCGAGCGCCTCAGGCCCGAGCGGGGGCCGGAGGTGCGCGAGCGTCGCGGCCCCTCGTCAAGGAACACCGGAAGGAGATAG
- the murD gene encoding UDP-N-acetylmuramoyl-L-alanine--D-glutamate ligase, producing the protein MDNVRPDALGDVLVLGLGHTGQAVARYLLHLADDPATAARVGSVTVVGGAKSSDGPAARALRAAGAAVTVGEDSVEGSYDLCVASPGISEFSDLFAAGRAASGAVVGEPELVWRESPERWIAITGTNGKTTTTSLATALLTGAGIDAVSVGNIGTNLADALDAGRPAGRWYVTELSSFQLATTERLHPRVACLLNVTPDHLEWHRTFDGYVAAKERVFANLDPSDLAVLVVDDPVCARVADGLEARGLTVCRVSVEGVPDAPCRAYLDGDTLTVDLPDGTHRLADFSAMALEGPHNAANALVASACALFAGAPDDAVTAGLVAFGPLEHRIEPVRTVDGVRYVNDSKATNTDAAVTAVGAFAPGTVVCLVGGHDKGGDLADFCRAMGGACRAVVAYGEARARMGGALEEAGVPVTYAPHMAEALEAARALVRPGDVVLLSPACSSFDEFSGYEERGRAFKDLVRALVPEGGRR; encoded by the coding sequence ATGGACAACGTCCGTCCCGACGCGCTGGGGGACGTGCTGGTCCTGGGCCTGGGCCACACCGGCCAGGCCGTGGCCCGCTACCTCCTGCACCTGGCCGACGACCCCGCGACCGCGGCCCGTGTGGGCTCGGTGACCGTGGTCGGCGGCGCCAAGAGCTCCGACGGCCCCGCCGCCCGGGCGCTCCGCGCCGCCGGCGCCGCCGTGACCGTGGGGGAAGACTCCGTGGAGGGCTCCTACGACCTCTGCGTCGCGAGTCCCGGCATCTCCGAGTTCTCCGATCTGTTCGCCGCGGGCCGTGCCGCCTCGGGCGCCGTCGTCGGCGAGCCCGAGCTCGTGTGGCGCGAGAGCCCCGAGCGCTGGATCGCCATCACCGGCACCAACGGCAAGACCACCACGACGTCGCTCGCGACCGCGCTCCTGACGGGCGCCGGCATCGACGCCGTGTCCGTGGGAAACATCGGCACCAACCTCGCCGACGCCCTCGACGCGGGGCGCCCGGCGGGCCGGTGGTACGTGACCGAGCTCTCGAGCTTCCAGCTGGCCACCACCGAGCGTCTCCACCCCCGGGTCGCCTGCCTGCTCAACGTGACGCCCGACCACCTGGAGTGGCACCGCACGTTCGACGGCTACGTCGCGGCCAAGGAGCGCGTCTTCGCCAACCTCGACCCCTCCGACCTCGCCGTGCTCGTCGTGGACGACCCGGTGTGCGCGCGGGTGGCCGACGGCCTCGAGGCCCGCGGCCTCACGGTCTGCCGCGTTTCCGTGGAGGGCGTGCCCGACGCCCCGTGCCGCGCCTACCTCGACGGGGACACCCTCACCGTGGACCTGCCCGACGGCACCCACCGCCTCGCGGACTTCTCCGCCATGGCGCTCGAGGGGCCCCACAACGCCGCCAACGCCCTCGTGGCGAGCGCCTGCGCGCTGTTCGCCGGGGCGCCCGACGACGCCGTGACCGCCGGGCTCGTCGCCTTCGGCCCCCTGGAGCACCGCATCGAGCCCGTCCGCACCGTGGACGGCGTGCGCTACGTCAACGACTCCAAGGCCACCAACACCGACGCCGCCGTCACGGCCGTGGGCGCCTTCGCCCCAGGCACCGTGGTGTGCCTCGTGGGAGGCCACGACAAGGGCGGCGACCTCGCCGACTTCTGCCGCGCCATGGGCGGCGCCTGCCGTGCCGTCGTCGCCTACGGCGAGGCCCGGGCCCGCATGGGCGGCGCCCTCGAGGAGGCCGGCGTCCCCGTGACCTACGCACCCCACATGGCCGAGGCCCTCGAGGCCGCCCGCGCCCTCGTCCGGCCGGGCGACGTCGTGCTGCTGTCGCCGGCGTGCTCCTCCTTCGACGAGTTCTCCGGCTACGAGGAGCGCGGCCGCGCCTTCAAGGACCTCGTCCGAGCCCTCGTGCCGGAGGGGGGCCGCCGGTGA
- the mraY gene encoding phospho-N-acetylmuramoyl-pentapeptide-transferase, giving the protein MLAVPAYPTYTIFLAFGMAVVVAILLMPPFIRFMKRDGIGQQVRADGPQTHLVKQGTPTMGGVVILVAILVTLVFFGLWSPDLILAVGATYATALLGLADDIESVSHGRSLGLTPAQKMAGLTLVSVVFCLLAVNWAGITPTVTFPGGFSVDLGVLAFSVGGVSVPWVYMVFVFLLFAGLSNAVNLTDGLDGLAAGTVLVVMVFMAMVCFRYNELSLAVFAACVAGACVGFLWYNCHPAQVFMGDTGSLALGAAFAALAVLTKTEVTSLIMGGLFIVEALSVMIQVVSFKKTGKRVFLMAPLHHHFEKKGWSETKVVIRFWIVSAAFAALGFALYFQLG; this is encoded by the coding sequence ATGCTCGCCGTCCCCGCCTACCCCACCTACACGATCTTCCTCGCCTTCGGCATGGCCGTCGTCGTCGCCATCCTGCTCATGCCGCCCTTCATCCGCTTCATGAAACGCGACGGCATCGGCCAGCAGGTGCGTGCCGACGGCCCCCAGACCCACCTCGTCAAGCAGGGCACGCCCACCATGGGCGGCGTCGTGATCCTGGTCGCCATCCTCGTCACGCTCGTGTTCTTCGGCCTGTGGAGCCCCGACCTCATCCTCGCCGTCGGTGCCACCTACGCCACGGCCCTGCTCGGCCTGGCCGACGACATCGAGTCGGTCTCCCACGGCCGCTCCCTCGGCCTCACCCCGGCCCAGAAGATGGCGGGGCTCACCCTGGTCTCCGTGGTCTTCTGCCTCCTGGCCGTCAACTGGGCCGGCATCACCCCCACGGTCACCTTCCCGGGCGGCTTCTCCGTCGACCTCGGCGTGCTGGCCTTCTCCGTCGGCGGCGTGTCCGTGCCCTGGGTCTACATGGTCTTCGTGTTCCTGCTCTTCGCGGGCCTCTCCAACGCCGTCAACCTCACCGACGGCCTCGACGGCCTTGCCGCGGGCACGGTGCTCGTGGTCATGGTCTTCATGGCCATGGTGTGCTTCCGCTACAACGAGCTCTCCCTCGCCGTCTTCGCCGCCTGCGTGGCCGGTGCCTGCGTGGGCTTCCTTTGGTACAACTGCCACCCGGCCCAGGTCTTCATGGGGGACACCGGGTCGCTCGCCCTCGGCGCCGCCTTCGCGGCCTTGGCGGTCCTCACCAAGACCGAGGTCACCTCGCTCATCATGGGCGGCCTCTTCATCGTCGAGGCCCTCTCGGTCATGATTCAGGTGGTCAGCTTCAAGAAGACCGGCAAGCGCGTCTTCCTCATGGCACCCCTGCACCACCACTTCGAGAAGAAGGGTTGGAGCGAGACCAAGGTGGTCATCCGCTTCTGGATCGTCTCGGCCGCCTTCGCCGCCCTCGGATTCGCGCTCTACTTCCAACTCGGATAA